The genomic stretch CCCTCATCCAGTGCGACCAAAGTTAAGGCGTCCTCACTCCCTCACCTACTCACCCGACCTGTCCGGAACCCGACAcccgaacattggcgccgtctgtggggacaaCTGCCTAAATGGAAGTCGCACTAGGTCCCGGCGACCGAGCTCGAGCCGCCGGAGCGGAGGGGGCAGCCTCCGTCGCCTCGCAAAGGGGGGCGGAGATCTCCCCAACAACACACGAGAACGCGACCGTTTGGGGGAACGGGCGGCGatagcgccataataatgcagGAGCTACGCCACAGAGTCCAGAACCTAGAACGACAACTAGCCGATCGGGAGCGGGATGCACGGTCTACCGATCCCAGCTATACCCCATCTCCCGGGAGCGAAGAAGAAGACTCTCACCGAAGCCGCCCGCGGCGTGCATCCGCATCCCGGACGGAAGCGGAGAGCACGCGGGAAGAGTCACCCATaatgagaagaagaaatgaCACGATCATCTACTCCCGCGGCAGACCAACCCGCCGAGCAGCAAGAGGTCGCGAAGACGGGGAAGGAAGATCCGAGAGAACACGACAACCCGTGATAATGGGCGTCACCCCGTTCCACCGATCTATCCTCGAGGTCCGGTTGCCGAAACACTTTGAcaaaccaacggacatgaggtacgacggaACCCAGGACCCTCTAGAACACCTCACGGCCTTTGAGGCCAGGATGAATCTGGAGGGAGTGGGGGACGAAGTAAGATGCCGCGCCTTCCCAGTAACCCTGGCAGGGCCAGCGATCagatggtttaacggcctcccaCAAGGTTCCATATACAGCTTCTCAGACATCAGCCGTGCATTCCTGGCCCAGTTTACAACGCGGATCGCGAAGGCCAAGCACCCTATCAACCTTCTAGGGGTAACCCAGAGACAAGGGGAACCGACGAGGAGATACTTGgatcggttcaacgacgaatgcttggaaatCGACGGCTTAACCGACTCGGTGGCCAGTCTCTGCCTAACAaacggcctcctcaacgagaaCTTCCGAAAACACCTTACCACGAAACCGGTTTGGACAATGCATGAAATCCAGACGGTTGCCAAGGAGTACATAAACGATgaggaagtcagccgagtcgtggctgccaataagCGGCAGTCCGGCTACAGCCAGGCTCGGCAACCCGGTGACGGAGAGAGAGCAAAAGAAAAATCCAGGGAGGAGGCATCAAACAAAGCACCTAGATCGTTCCCTCGGGTCGGGAAGTTTACTAACTACACTTCACTCATTCTCCCCATCGTGGAAGTCTACCAGCAAATAGCAGAGAAGAGAATTCTTCCGAAGCCCCGACCACTTAAGGACCGAACGGGAGGAAACAAGAACCTTTATTGTGATTACCACAAGGGTTATGGTCATCAAACGCAGGACTGTTTTGACCTGAAGGATGCGCTGGAACAAGCgataagggaaggaaagctagcagcgTTCTCCCATCTCATCAGGGAGCCGAGGAGACGTTATCGCGATCAAGACGAGGAAGGCAAAGCCCGTTCGGCTAAGCGGCGACAAGAACCCGAAGACAGAGACCACGACCTCACCGTGATAAACGTGGTAACGGCAAAAAATGCCGCGCCAAAATCCCGATCGGCACACAAGAAAGACGCTAAGGTCCTGACGATCTCATCCCTGCCGGTGCAAGGCTCTAAGAAACCTCCATCCATTTCTTTCGGCCCGGAAGACCAATGGTTCAGCGACGCCCCGGAAAACCCCCCCATGGTCATAacggccagagtgggaaccggcctcgtcaaacggATCCTCGTCGACACAGGAGCTGATTCAAATatcatgttccgcaacgtgTTCGACGCACTAGGGCTAAAGGATGCCGACCTGACGACTCACCAACACGGGGTTATCGGGCTAGGCGATCACTTCATCAAACCGGACGGAGTCATATCCCTACCAATCTCGGTGGGGCAAATCCAAGGCCGAAGATCGGCGATGGCCGAGTTCGTAATCCTCCGAGATTCCACAGCCTACAACATCATTTTGGGAAGAAAAACAATCAACGATTTTGAAGCCATAATCAACACCAAGCTGCTAGTTATGAAGTTCGTTACCGATGACGGATCCATAGGCACCATAAGGGGAGACCTCGAGACGGCGGTCGCttgtgacaacgccagcctttCCCTTCGAAAGAAGTCCAAGGAAGCATCCGGCGTGTTCCTAGCCGACCTTGATGCCAGAGTAGAGGACAGGACGAGGCCAGAACCAGAAGGGGACCTGGAGAAGTTTAGAATCGGTGACGAAGAGGAAAAGTTCACATTCGTTAACAAGAACCTCCCACATGAGCTGAAGGAACCTTTGATTGAAATGATAAGGGCCAACAGGGACTTGTTCGCCTGGACaccagccgacatgccgggcatagatccAAAAATCATCTCACATCATCTAGCCGTCAAGGCGGAAGCACGCCCAGTGGCTCAGCGAAGGAGAAAGATGTCAGCGGAAAGGGCAGAGGAGGTAGCCAAGAAAACGGccagcctcctagaagcaggcttCATACGGGAAGTGGACTACTCGACATGGCTCTCGAATGTGGTATTGGTGAGAAAACACAACggcaagtggagaatgtgcgtgggctactctgaccttaacaaagcatgccccaaagattgCTTCCCCCTCCCCAACATAGATGCACTCGTCGACGCCGCGGCGGGATACCGGTATCTAagtttcatggacgcctactccggttacaatcagataccgatgcaccgtcccgacgaagacaagacggcgttcataacgccaggAGGAACTTTTTGCTATAAGGTAATGCCATTCGGCTTGAAAAATGCGGGGGCaacatatcaaaggctgatgaacaggaTATTCCACGACCTCATAGGGAAAACAGTTGAAGTttacgtggacgacatcctgGCAAAAACAACACGACCTGACGACCTCTTGAACGACCTGGCAAGTGTATTTGCATCCCTCCGTCAACACGGTATGAGGCTGAACCCCCTCAAGTGtgccttcgccatggaagccggcaagttcctaggatttatgataactcagagaggggtagaagctaacccggagaaatgccagGCAATACTCCAGATGAAGAGCCCGGGTTGCATCAAGGACGTCCAGAGGTTGGCAGGACGGTTGACCTCACTATCCCGATTTCTCGGAGCGTCGGCGACAAAGGCCCTGCCATTCtttaacctcatgaagaaagggatggcgTTTGAGTGGACACCCGCATGTGAAGAAGCCTTTCAACACTTCAAGGGAATCCTGGCGGCACCTCCCGTTCTCGGGAAGCCAAAGGACGGGGAACCACTATACCTATACCTCGCTATAACAAGCGAAGCCCTGGCCGCAGTTCTGGTACGGGAGGACGGGAAAGCTCAACAGCCAGTCTATTTCATAAGCAGGGCCCTGCAAGGGGCAGAATTAAGATAtagcaagttggaaaagctAGTCTTAGCACTCCTAACTTCCTCGAGAAGGTTAAAACAGTACTTCCAAAGTCACCAAGTTGTCGTCAGAACGGACCAAGGGATCCGGCAAGTTCTCCAAAAACCCGATCtggcgggaagaatgatgacttggtccatcgaactctcccaatatgacatacggtacgagccccggcaagccatcaaggcgcaGGCCATGGCGGATTTTTTAGTTGAAGTAACGGGAGACCCAAGCGAAGACGTGggtacacggtggaagctccatgtggacggagcctccaaccagacctTTGGAGGAGCCGGGATCATCCTGGAAAGCCCGATTGGGGTTGTATACGAACAGTCGGTCAGATTCGAATTTCCCATCtcgaacaaccaggcagaatatgaagcccttATAGGAGGCTTAACCCTAGCGGCA from Arachis stenosperma cultivar V10309 chromosome 9, arast.V10309.gnm1.PFL2, whole genome shotgun sequence encodes the following:
- the LOC130949893 gene encoding uncharacterized protein LOC130949893, which produces MQELRHRVQNLERQLADRERDARSTDPSYTPSPGSEEEDSHRSRPRRASASRTEAESTREESPIMRRRNDTIIYSRGRPTRRAARGREDGEGRSERTRQPVIMGVTPFHRSILEVRLPKHFDKPTDMRYDGTQDPLEHLTAFEARMNLEGVGDEVRCRAFPVTLAGPAIRWFNGLPQGSIYSFSDISRAFLAQFTTRIAKAKHPINLLGVTQRQGEPTRRYLDRFNDECLEIDGLTDSVASLCLTNGLLNENFRKHLTTKPVWTMHEIQTVAKEYINDEEVSRVVAANKRQSGYSQARQPGDGERAKEKSREEASNKAPRSFPRVGKFTNYTSLILPIVEVYQQIAEKRILPKPRPLKDRTGGNKNLYCDYHKGYGHQTQDCFDLKDALEQAIREGKLAAFSHLIREPRRRYRDQDEEGKARSAKRRQEPEDRDHDLTVINVVTAKNAAPKSRSAHKKDAKVLTISSLPVQGSKKPPSISFGPEDQWFSDAPENPPMVITARVGTGLVKRILVDTGADSNIMFRNVFDALGLKDADLTTHQHGVIGLGDHFIKPDGVISLPISVGQIQGRRSAMAEFVILRDSTAYNIILGRKTINDFEAIINTKLLVMKFVTDDGSIGTIRGDLETAVACDNASLSLRKKSKEASGVFLADLDARVEDRTRPEPEGDLEKFRIGDEEEKFTFVNKNLPHELKEPLIEMIRANRDLFAWTPADMPGIDPKIISHHLAVKAEARPVAQRRRKMSAERAEEVAKKTASLLEAGFIREVDYSTWLSNVVLMHSSTPRRDTGI